From one Humulus lupulus chromosome 8, drHumLupu1.1, whole genome shotgun sequence genomic stretch:
- the LOC133797138 gene encoding leucine-rich repeat extensin-like protein 4 — protein sequence MEKSCLLAFLLFHITIFTEAAFGVSGGVGVGVGVNIGSGNGGVGVGIGSGGGGGGGGGGGGGGGGGGGGFWVGGGGTYGETPYDSSSAAKLERAYTALQAWKSAITDDPSGVLKTWVGTDVCSYKGVFCADPQPQMGATPNPVVAGIDLNHANLQGTLVKELSLLSDISLLHLNTNRFSGSVPETFKDLTSLLELDLSNNQFSGPFPSVTLDIPNLMYLDLRFNKFSGPIPENLFIGRLDAIFLNNNEFGGELPQSLGSSQASVINLANNKFSGDIPFSFGFMSGSKLKEILFLNNQLTGCIPEGVGIFTDIQVLDVSFNALMGHLPDTMSCLQDMEVLNLGHNKLSGVLPDLVCSLKSLMNLTVAYNFFSGFSQECSKLFYRNVGFDFSLNCIPGKYMQRPQPECSVIPGGGLNCLRIPAAESLVCGAASIGTENVTSSESP from the coding sequence ATGGAGAAGAGCTGCCTTCTGGCTTTTCTTCTCTTTCACATAACAATTTTCACAGAAGCTGCATTTGGTGTGAGCGGTGGAGTTGGTGTCGGTGTTGGTGTCAACATCGGCTCTGGTAACGGCGGCGTTGGTGTTGGCATTGGCAGCGGAGGCGGCGGCGGCGGAGGcggtggcggtggtggtggaggtggaggtggaggtggaggtTTTTGGGTTGGAGGAGGTGGAACCTATGGCGAAACGCCATATGATTCTTCTTCGGCAGCGAAGCTAGAGAGAGCTTACACTGCTCTACAGGCATGGAAGTCTGCGATCACAGATGATCCATCTGGGGTTTTAAAGACTTGGGTGGGAACCGATGTGTGTTCTTACAAAGGAGTGTTTTGTGCAGATCCCCAACCTCAAATGGGAGCAACGCCTAACCCAGTGGTCGCCGGAATAGATCTCAACCATGCAAATCTCCAAGGGACTCTAGTCAAGGAGCTCTCTTTACTCAGTGATATCTCTCTTCTTCACCTAAACACCAACAGGTTTTCGGGCTCTGTTCCTGAAACTTTCAAGGACCTTACGTCCCTCCTAGAGTTGGACCTCAGTAACAACCAGTTTTCAGGTCCTTTTCCTAGTGTCACACTCGATATCCCAAATCTCATGTACTTAGACCTCAGATTCAATAAGTTCTCAGGTCCCATTCCTGAAAATCTCTTCATTGGAAGACTTGATGCCATCTTTCTAAACAACAACGAATTTGGAGGTGAGCTTCCACAAAGTTTGGGGAGCTCCCAAGCTTCAGTGATAAACTTAGCTAATAACAAGTTCAGTGGAGATATTCCCTTTAGCTTCGGATTCATGAGTGGTTCTAAACTGAAAGAGATTTTGTTTCTGAACAATCAGTTGACGGGTTGCATTCCTGAGGGAGTAGGGATATTCACAGACATTCAAGTTTTGGATGTGAGCTTCAATGCTCTGATGGGTCATTTGCCAGACACCATGTCTTGCCTTCAAGACATGGAAGTTCTCAACTTGGGCCATAACAAGCTCTCTGGGGTTCTTCCAGACCTGGTCTGTTCACTAAAAAGTCTCATGAATCTAACCGTTGCTTACAACTTCTTTTCTGGGTTCAGCCAGGAATGCAGCAAGCTGTTCTACAGGAATGTCGGGTTCGATTTCTCTTTGAATTGCATTCCAGGGAAATACATGCAGAGACCTCAACCGGAATGCTCTGTCATTCCCGGCGGCGGATTAAATTGCCTGAGGATTCCGGCTGCCGAGTCCCTTGTTTGTGGGGCAGCGTCTATAGGTACGGAGAACGTTACAAGCTCAGAGTCACCATGA
- the LOC133797139 gene encoding acid phosphatase 1-like, with translation MASGSGRVVFTILLLFIGQIPSAFPQSIIQILPKKNRVSDENALYCDSWRFSVETNDAGYWTKIPTRCQSFVKDYMIGDRYRSDSEVVAGNSLTFAKSLEIAGDGKDAWVFDIDETLLTNLPYYEAHGFGSEAFDEKSFDEWVNLAEAPAIPESLSLYKDLQQLGIKIFLLTGRSEYQRNATVENLLSAGYENWEKLLLRGPSDQGKPAIVYKSEKRSDLINEGYTIHGSSGDQWSDLLGFAIAQRSFKLPNPMYYIA, from the exons ATGGCCTCCGGATCCGGTCGAGTTGTATTCACAATCCTTCTCTTGTTCATCGGTCAAATCCCTAGCGCTTTTCCCCAAAGTATTATCCAAATCTTGCCGAAGAAGAATCGAGTCTCCGACGAAAATGCTTTGTACTGCGACAGTTGGAGGTTCTCCGTCGAGACGAACGACGCCGGTTATTGGACGAAGATTCCGACGAGATGCCAGAGCTTCGTGAAGGATTACATGATTGGTGACCGGTATAGGTCCGACTCGGAGGTCGTTGCTGGTAACTCCTTGACGTTTGCTAAGTCTCTGGAGATCGCCGGAGATGGGAAGGACGCTTGGGTCTTCGACATTGATGAGACTCTTCTCACGAATTTGCCCTACTACGAGGCACACGGGTTTGG ATCAGAGGCCTTTGACGAGAAATCTTTTGATGAATGGGTGAATTTGGCTGAGGCGCCTGCTATTCCAGAAAGTTTGAGCTTGTACAAGGATCTACAACAGTTGGGGATTAAAATTTTTCTTCTAACTGGGCGGAGTGAATATCAAAGGAATGCTACGGTCGAAAACCTTCTTTCCGCAGGCTACGAAAATTGGGAGAAGTTGCTTTTAAG GGGACCTTCAGATCAAGGCAAACCGGCCATTGTCTACAAATCTGAAAAGAGATCGGATTTAATAAATGAAGGTTACACTATTCATGGGAGTTCAGGTGATCAATGGAGCGACTTGTTGGGTTTTGCAATAGCCCAGAGATCCTTTAAACTTCCGAATCCAATGTACTATATCGCCTGA